The following are from one region of the Rhizobacter sp. AJA081-3 genome:
- a CDS encoding gamma-glutamyl-gamma-aminobutyrate hydrolase family protein: MNARRSSKPVVLVPSCNRVLGQHPFHIAGRKYIEAVRLAGALPLIVPVAHADEIDELLDLADGVLLTGSPSNVHPRHFGEDVHDTSLPLDTERDDWTLPMIPRVIERGIPLFAICRGFQEANVALGGTLHQAVHEVEGQNDHRGAGGAADAPAELVYGLAHPVDVQPGGALAKILPEPRIQVNSVHGQGVNRLAPGLRIEARAPDGLVEAFSVEHAKGFNLCVQWHPEWQAATNPISVRLLRAFGDACIAYRDRARAPEPPR, from the coding sequence GTGAACGCGCGCCGTTCCTCCAAACCCGTCGTGCTGGTGCCGTCGTGCAACCGGGTGCTCGGCCAGCACCCGTTCCACATCGCCGGGCGCAAGTACATCGAGGCGGTGCGCCTGGCCGGAGCGCTGCCGCTGATCGTGCCGGTGGCGCATGCGGACGAGATCGACGAACTTCTCGATCTGGCCGACGGCGTGCTGCTCACCGGCTCGCCCTCGAACGTACATCCACGCCACTTCGGCGAGGACGTGCACGACACCAGCCTGCCGCTGGACACCGAGCGCGACGACTGGACGCTGCCGATGATCCCGCGCGTGATCGAGCGCGGCATCCCGCTGTTCGCGATCTGCCGCGGTTTCCAGGAAGCCAACGTCGCGCTGGGCGGCACGCTGCATCAGGCCGTGCACGAGGTCGAAGGCCAGAATGACCACCGCGGGGCTGGCGGCGCGGCCGATGCACCGGCGGAGCTGGTCTATGGCCTCGCCCATCCGGTCGACGTGCAACCCGGCGGCGCGCTCGCGAAGATCCTGCCCGAGCCGCGCATCCAGGTGAACTCGGTGCACGGCCAGGGCGTGAACCGGCTCGCGCCGGGTCTGCGCATCGAAGCCCGCGCGCCGGACGGCCTCGTCGAGGCCTTCTCCGTCGAGCACGCGAAGGGCTTCAACCTGTGCGTGCAGTGGCATCCCGAATGGCAGGCCGCCACCAACCCGATCTCGGTACGTTTGTTGCGTGCCTTCGGGGATGCCTGCATTGCCTACCGCGACCGAGCGCGCGCGCCTGAGCCACCGCGCTGA